The following are from one region of the Phoenix dactylifera cultivar Barhee BC4 unplaced genomic scaffold, palm_55x_up_171113_PBpolish2nd_filt_p 001973F, whole genome shotgun sequence genome:
- the LOC103697105 gene encoding uncharacterized protein LOC103697105, producing MAEILDQSGFHDRRPNKEPSNRKDSNPLRMKPQNSATTPSKPQQHEVKKLNREELQEYIKKGLCFKWGSKWEKGHKCKPDQSFAIHLVSSEDEADEGATSSSEGSTIDEENHEAEATRSAHENAEVFLHALSGVQRPSTMRMMAWIGRHEVSLLVDNGSSHNFINPDALYRIGLKGAATEPFDVKVASGERLQCQEIVKDVRLNVQGVRIVADLHVLQLFGLDVVLGNAWLRSVGKVVTDYKTMTIKFKIGTKKKVWTALHPKEVRPCEANMLERLCRGGALCLAVVMANQGGAAGGPQPQPIEDMSDLPLQVRQFLEAHQRVLEMPTNLPPQRPFDHPIRLKDKSKPINVPPYRYAQFQKGETERQVEEMMKQRLIRPSTSPFSSPVLLVRKKDGSWRFCTDYRALNEATIKDRFSIPTVDEMLDELHGAKYFTRLDPRAGYHQIRMRKEDIHKTAFRTHSGHYEYLVMPFGLCNAPSTFQAAMNKVFKLHLRKFVIVFFDDILVYSKSMEEHMKHLDLVMSILEEHNFYIKASKCAFMQEELEYLGHIVSGQGVRVDPSKIEAMTDWPLPKDISALRGFLGLTGYYRRFVRDYDLIAKPLTNMLKKDGFEWTSAAKQAFEDLKRAMT from the coding sequence ATGGCTGAAATCCTAGACCAAAGTGGTTTCCATGACCGGCGGCCAAACAAAGAACCATCCAACCGCAAGGATTCCAATCCCTTACGAATGAAGCCTCAAAATTCTGCAACAACTCCCTCCAAACCACAGCAACATGAAGTTAAAAAGCTCAACCGAGAGGAGTTGCAAGAGTACATCAAGAAAGGCCTATGCTTCAAGTGGGGTTCCAAGTGGGAGAAAGGCCACAAATGCAAGCCCGATCAATCCTTCGCCATCCACCTTGTGAGCAGCGAAGACGAGGCCGATGAAGGAGCTACATCATCCTCCGAAGGTAGCACCATTGATGAAGAGAACCATGAAGCCGAAGCCACTAGATCCGCTCACGAAAATGCCGAAGTTTTCTTGCATGCACTATCCGGAGTACAACGCCCATCTACTATGAGGATGATGGCATGGATCGGAAGACATGAGGTGTCCCTTCTTGTTGACAACGGGTCCTCTCATAACTTCATCAATCCGGATGCATTATATAGAATTGGACTCAAGGGGGCAGCCACCGAACCCTTTGATGTGAAGGTTGCAAGTGGTGAACGACTACAATGCCaagaaattgtaaaggatgtTCGGCTTAATGTCCAAGGAGTCCGCATTGTGGCTGATCTACATGTTCTACAACTATTTGGCCTAGATGTGGTTCTAGGCAACGCATGGCTTCGAAGTGTGGGAAAGGTAGTCACCGACTACAAAACCATGACAATAAAGTTCAAAATCGGCACCAAGAAGAAGGTTTGGACAGCACTTCATCCCAAGGAGGTCCGGCCTTGTGAGGCCAACATGCTAGAAAGGCTATGCCGTGGGGGAGCTTTATGCCTTGCCGTGGTTATGGCCAACCAAGGAGGGGCTGCGGGGGGACCTCAACCGCAGCCAATTGAAGACATGAGTGACCTTCCACTTCAAGTGCGCCAATTCCTTGAAGCACACCAAAGAGTCTTAGAGATGCCGACCAATCTTCCACCTCAACGTCCTTTTGATCATCCAATCCGGCTCAAGGATAAAAGCAAGCCCATCAATGTACCACCTTACCGGTATGCTCAATTCCAAAAGGGTGAAACCGAAAGGCAAGTTGAAGAGATGATGAAGCAAAGGTTGATCCGCCCAAGTACAAGCCCGTTTTCTTCCCCGGTTCTCTTGGTAAGGAAGAAGGACGGATCTTGGAGGTTTTGCACGGATTACCGAGCCTTGAATGAAGCCACAATCAAGGATCGTTTTTCTATACCCACGGTGGATGAAATGTTGGACGAACTCCATGGTGCAAAATACTTCACAAGATTGGATCCAAGAGCCGGCTACCATCAAATTAGAATGAGGAAGGAAGACATCCACAAGACAGCCTTCCGCACCCATTCCGGCCACTATGAGTACCTCGTCATGCCCTTTGGCCTATGCAACGCACCATCAACCTTTCAAGCGGCCATGAACAAGGTATTCAAGCTTCACCTCCGGAAATTTGTGATTGTTTTCTTTGACGACATATTAGTCTACTCAAAGTCCATGGAGGAACATATGAAGCATTTAGATCTAGTCATGAGTATCTTGGAAGAACACAACTTCTACATCAAAGCTTCCAAGTGCGCCTTCATGCAAGAAGAACTTGAATATCTTGGGCACATTGTTTCCGGCCAAGGCGTGAGAGTGGATCCAAGCAAGATAGAGGCCATGACCGATTGGCCTTTGCCCAAGGATATTTCGGCTTTGAGGGGATTCCTAGGCCTCACCGGCTACTATAGAAGATTTGTGAGGGATTACGACCTCATTGCCAAGCCCCTTACCAACATGCTTAAGAAAGATGGGTTTGAGTGGACTTCAGCCGCAAAGCAAGCATTTGAAGATCTTAAGAGAGCCATGACTTAA